Proteins encoded in a region of the Leguminivora glycinivorella isolate SPB_JAAS2020 chromosome 23, LegGlyc_1.1, whole genome shotgun sequence genome:
- the LOC125238245 gene encoding uncharacterized protein LOC125238245, with product MKAFVAFLAFVAVVHGLPMAKEEGFMDKFMANLRECVESDTVLCLKEKAMKYTENLAVSKELSVADGIMTFSRTGSPRSARSYEPLPDDSKAREAAVEDRILDNVVDFLDGHVLTLRMPKSFTEDNSVEEEGRGKKKKKLKKLLPILALIKLKLAALVPLFLGIIAFAVFKAYLLGKIAFIAAAFGALKKLLESKKSSGWSEPAHEEHGWENSGGGGWGRSQDAQNLAYGAHAKQL from the exons ATGAAAGCGTTCGTGGCATTCTTGGCGTTCGTGGCCGTGGTCCATGGCCTGCCCATGGCCAAGGAGGAGGGCTTCATGGACAAATTCATGGCCAACTTGAGGGAGTGCGTGGAATCCGACACCGTGCTGTGTTTGAAG GAGAAGGCAATGAAATATACGGAAAACTTGGCTGTCTCCAAAGAACTCAGCGTAGCTGATGGCATAATGACCTTCTCAAGAACTGGTAGTCCCCGATCTGCCCGAAGCTACGAACCTCTACCTGATGACTCGAAGGCCAGAGAAGCTGCTGTAGAAGACAGGATCCTGGACAATGTTGTGGACTTCTTGGACGGACATGTTCTGACCCTGAGGATGCCTAAGTCATTCACTGAAGACAACTCTGTGGAAGAGGAAG GCCGTggcaagaagaagaagaagctgAAGAAGCTCCTCCCCATCCTCGCCCTCATCAAGCTGAAGCTTGCTGCCCTCGTCCCCCTGTTCCTCGGCATCATCGCGTTCGCCGTCTTCAAGGCGTACCTCCTCGGCAAGATCGCCTTTATCGCTGCTGCCTTTGGAGCTCTCAAGAAACTTCTCGAATCTAAAAAGTCTAGCGGTTGGTCCGAACCTGCGCATGAGGAGCATGGATGGGAGAACAGCGGTGGCGGCGGCTGGGGCAGGTCTCAGGACGCGCAAAACTTAGCCTATGGCGCTCATGCCAAACAGCTATAG